A single region of the Granulicella aggregans genome encodes:
- a CDS encoding CgeB family protein, whose product MKILYAGTLTENDTALHRLWALERLGHTVVPLPVAGYEAKSPLLRKILFRLSAGPGVDRLNADVLRMAEEERPDLFWADKMLWIRPSTLKKLRAMGIATVSYMIDNPFGPRRDPGWRLYMKDIPFYDLHVVQRDKNIADYKERGARDVIKIQTAYEPTLNFPPPAGWSDKDCDREVSFIGTPYDDRAKTLTRLWGEDGFAVTVSGNERQWRRALDAEAFAGIFRHGELYRDAYREGIWRSKINLSFLTHSNQDEFVHKSFEIAGCGGFLLAERSEGHLQRFVEGEEAVFFSGYEELVAKIRRYLPDEAARRRIAAAGRARAERDGYHNDRQVGLVLERVAGMIPAVKAAVR is encoded by the coding sequence TTGAAGATTCTTTACGCCGGGACGCTGACGGAGAACGATACAGCGCTGCATCGGTTGTGGGCGCTGGAGCGGCTGGGACATACGGTGGTGCCTCTGCCGGTCGCGGGGTACGAGGCGAAGAGTCCGTTGCTACGGAAGATTCTGTTTCGGCTGAGTGCAGGGCCGGGAGTGGATCGGCTGAATGCGGATGTTTTGCGCATGGCGGAGGAGGAGCGGCCAGATCTCTTCTGGGCGGACAAGATGCTGTGGATTCGGCCGTCAACACTGAAGAAGCTGCGGGCGATGGGCATCGCGACGGTCAGTTACATGATCGATAATCCGTTCGGTCCGAGGCGAGATCCGGGCTGGCGTCTGTACATGAAGGACATTCCCTTCTATGACCTGCACGTGGTGCAGCGCGATAAGAACATCGCGGACTACAAGGAGCGGGGCGCGCGCGATGTGATCAAGATTCAGACGGCGTACGAGCCTACGCTGAACTTTCCTCCTCCGGCGGGATGGAGCGACAAGGATTGCGATCGCGAGGTTTCTTTTATTGGGACGCCGTATGACGACCGCGCGAAGACGTTGACGCGACTGTGGGGCGAGGACGGTTTCGCGGTGACGGTGTCGGGGAATGAACGGCAGTGGCGACGGGCACTTGATGCAGAGGCGTTTGCGGGGATCTTTCGGCACGGAGAGTTGTATCGCGATGCGTATCGTGAGGGGATCTGGAGGTCGAAGATCAACCTGAGCTTCCTGACGCACTCCAATCAGGACGAGTTTGTCCATAAGAGCTTCGAGATCGCGGGGTGCGGTGGGTTTCTGCTGGCGGAGCGGTCGGAGGGGCATCTGCAGCGCTTTGTGGAAGGGGAAGAGGCGGTTTTCTTCTCCGGCTATGAAGAGCTTGTTGCGAAGATCCGGCGGTATCTGCCGGATGAGGCGGCACGGCGACGGATTGCGGCAGCGGGAAGAGCGAGAGCGGAGCGGGACGGATATCACAACGACCGGCAGGTGGGGCTAGTGCTTGAGCGGGTGGCGGGGATGATACCTGCGGTCAAAGCTGCGGTGCGCTAA
- a CDS encoding Nramp family divalent metal transporter produces the protein MTFWRQWRTRIFLFLAVLGPGFITANVDNDSGGILTYSQAGAQFGYHLLWTMIPITLALIVVQEMCARMGVVTGKGLSDLIREEFGLRITFGMMILLVLVNFGNVVTEFIGIAGSMQLFHISKYLSVPICAVIVWALVVKGDYKSVEKVFLAASVFYIAYIVTGVLSGPDWHLALTETVKMPPVSAWKDKSYLYMTLGVIGTTITPWMQFYLQSSIVEKGVSVKQYKASRLDVIVGSIFTDIVAWFIVVACAATLYTHGIRTISDASVAAEAMKPLAGQYAFILFAAGLFNASLFAASILPLSTAYTVCEGLGFEHGVDKSFREAPFFYWFYTLLIVLGAATVLIPNFPMYQVAVLSQVLNGVLLPLIMIFMLRLINKHELMGKYTNSRWFNVVAWGTAGIVIAMSLVLVWNQLVG, from the coding sequence ATGACGTTCTGGCGGCAGTGGCGGACGCGCATCTTCCTCTTTCTGGCGGTGCTGGGGCCGGGATTCATCACGGCCAACGTCGATAACGATTCGGGCGGAATTCTCACTTACTCACAGGCTGGTGCGCAGTTCGGCTACCACTTGCTGTGGACGATGATTCCGATCACGCTGGCACTGATCGTGGTGCAGGAGATGTGCGCCCGCATGGGCGTGGTGACGGGCAAAGGCCTGAGCGATCTGATCCGCGAGGAGTTCGGGCTGCGGATCACCTTCGGCATGATGATCCTGCTGGTGCTGGTGAACTTCGGCAACGTGGTCACGGAGTTCATCGGCATCGCGGGCAGCATGCAGTTGTTCCACATCAGCAAGTATCTGAGCGTGCCGATCTGCGCGGTCATCGTGTGGGCGCTGGTGGTGAAGGGCGACTACAAGAGCGTAGAGAAGGTCTTCCTCGCGGCGAGCGTCTTCTACATCGCTTACATCGTGACGGGCGTGCTGAGCGGGCCGGACTGGCACCTGGCGTTGACCGAGACGGTGAAGATGCCGCCCGTGAGCGCGTGGAAGGACAAGTCGTACCTGTACATGACGCTGGGAGTAATAGGGACCACAATTACTCCTTGGATGCAGTTTTATCTGCAGTCTTCGATCGTCGAGAAGGGAGTTTCGGTCAAGCAGTACAAGGCGTCGCGGCTGGATGTGATCGTTGGGTCGATCTTCACGGACATCGTGGCGTGGTTCATTGTGGTGGCGTGTGCGGCTACTTTATACACGCACGGGATTCGGACGATCAGTGATGCGTCCGTGGCCGCCGAGGCAATGAAGCCGCTGGCGGGACAGTATGCGTTCATCCTATTTGCGGCGGGGCTGTTCAATGCTTCGTTGTTCGCGGCGTCGATCCTGCCGTTGTCGACTGCGTATACGGTATGCGAAGGATTGGGATTTGAGCACGGCGTGGATAAGAGCTTCAGGGAGGCGCCGTTTTTTTACTGGTTCTACACGCTGCTGATCGTGCTGGGAGCGGCGACGGTGCTGATCCCGAACTTCCCGATGTACCAGGTCGCGGTGCTGTCGCAGGTGCTGAATGGCGTGCTGCTGCCACTGATCATGATCTTCATGCTGAGACTGATCAACAAGCATGAGTTGATGGGGAAGTATACGAACTCTCGGTGGTTCAACGTGGTGGCGTGGGGGACGGCGGGGATCGTGATCGCGATGTCGCTGGTGCTGGTTTGGAACCAGTTGGTGGGGTGA
- a CDS encoding STAS domain-containing protein, with protein MSMKVSTRQVDGITILDMSGRITLGEGSVTLRDAVRDVLAKGTKQILLNLGEITYIDSSGIGELVSAFTTVKNSGGELKLLNLTKKVHDLLQITKLYTVFDVKDDEASAIASFTK; from the coding sequence ATGAGCATGAAGGTCAGCACCCGCCAGGTGGATGGGATCACGATTCTCGACATGTCCGGCCGTATCACCCTGGGCGAGGGCAGCGTTACCCTCCGTGATGCCGTCCGCGATGTTCTCGCAAAGGGAACCAAGCAGATCCTGCTCAACCTTGGCGAGATCACCTATATCGACAGCTCAGGCATCGGAGAACTTGTGAGCGCGTTCACCACCGTCAAGAACTCCGGTGGCGAACTCAAGCTGCTCAACCTGACCAAGAAGGTCCACGACCTGCTGCAGATCACCAAGCTCTATACCGTGTTCGACGTAAAGGACGACGAAGCGTCGGCGATCGCGTCGTTTACGAAGTAA
- a CDS encoding TPM domain-containing protein, which translates to MSLGCLQAETVAKLPAPTGYVNDFAGVLTPQTKQQVEDLCTQVDQKAKAQIAVVTVNSIEANDGGETTIEEFAVALEEKWKVGAKGTDRGVLMLLVMNPRRGRIEVGYGLEGILNDAKVGDIGRAMAPAAQANDYNTAVPLGVSKIAQVIATDAGVTLTQTQPVHRYHEQQVGTPVHLSFWQLVIGGGVLLVVLIFLISTGNAGWIFILLMEMMGGGGGGGGRDRDDRGGGGFGGFGGGGSGGGGASGDF; encoded by the coding sequence GTGTCGCTTGGGTGTTTGCAGGCGGAGACAGTCGCTAAGCTTCCCGCGCCAACGGGTTACGTGAATGACTTTGCGGGCGTGCTGACGCCGCAGACGAAGCAGCAGGTGGAGGACCTTTGCACCCAGGTCGATCAGAAGGCCAAGGCGCAGATCGCAGTGGTTACGGTCAATTCCATCGAAGCAAACGATGGCGGCGAGACCACGATCGAAGAGTTCGCGGTCGCCCTGGAAGAGAAGTGGAAGGTAGGAGCGAAGGGGACTGATCGCGGTGTCCTGATGCTGCTGGTGATGAATCCGCGGCGCGGGCGGATCGAGGTGGGTTACGGGCTTGAGGGGATTTTGAACGACGCCAAGGTGGGAGATATCGGCCGCGCCATGGCCCCGGCGGCGCAGGCGAATGACTACAATACGGCGGTTCCGCTGGGGGTGTCGAAGATCGCGCAGGTGATCGCGACCGATGCTGGTGTGACGTTGACGCAGACTCAGCCCGTACATCGTTATCATGAGCAGCAGGTAGGCACGCCGGTCCATCTGAGTTTCTGGCAGTTGGTGATCGGCGGCGGCGTTTTGCTGGTGGTGCTGATCTTCCTGATTAGTACCGGGAACGCTGGCTGGATCTTTATTCTGCTGATGGAGATGATGGGTGGGGGCGGAGGTGGCGGTGGGCGCGACAGGGATGACCGCGGCGGTGGAGGGTTCGGCGGGTTTGGTGGCGGAGGTTCGGGTGGTGGAGGGGCCAGTGGGGATTTTTGA
- a CDS encoding ATP-binding protein, whose protein sequence is MADSTTSRVSYTLDSSIESVNKIEQTAELCATSAGFDEDTVSNISMAIREAAVNAVLHGNAYDANKSVKASFETTAEALTIKICDQGPGLDPDTIPDPLAPENILRGSGRGIFLIRAFMDEVKFRQLHPGTELTLIKHRPPAQSGT, encoded by the coding sequence TTGGCCGATTCCACTACAAGCCGTGTCAGCTACACCCTCGACTCGTCGATCGAGAGCGTCAACAAGATTGAGCAAACGGCAGAGCTCTGCGCTACATCTGCCGGCTTCGACGAAGACACTGTCTCCAACATCTCCATGGCCATCCGCGAAGCTGCAGTCAACGCGGTCCTCCATGGAAATGCCTACGACGCGAACAAATCCGTGAAGGCCTCCTTCGAGACCACAGCGGAAGCTCTCACCATCAAGATCTGTGACCAGGGGCCCGGACTCGATCCCGACACCATCCCTGATCCACTCGCACCGGAAAACATTCTGCGCGGCTCCGGACGCGGTATCTTCCTCATTCGAGCGTTCATGGATGAGGTAAAATTTCGCCAGTTACATCCCGGAACCGAACTTACTCTCATCAAGCACCGCCCCCCCGCGCAATCGGGTACATAA
- a CDS encoding SpoIIE family protein phosphatase: MATTPKPRSTAAGADPTTPHDRFEGDYRPASPTPSATEPVSNVSARLEPLQIDFLLRLADALNTTLDLNTLMHRVADLVRAVIDYRIFAILLLNDKTNELRMRFQTGHTPEAERMRIKIGHGIVGQAALQRKSMLIDDVKKDENYINIHDDVMSELAVPLVVKNKVIGIIDIQSEHVGFFTQEHRRLLELTASRMGVAIENARLYTRVSRQAQTLTVLSEISREISSILDLDDLLERVGQVLKRVVDFQMFSILLWDDRTQHLEHRFSSRYGERVVREHAVALGYGIIGTAAETRQPVLAPDVRKDPHYIAVNREVRSELAVPLIYKGKVIGVIDLEHTRVNYFNEDHQRTLTTLAAQLSVSIVNARLYQRISEEEQRMERDLEMAREVQLRLLPSEPPQPAHAEIAAKFLAARSIGGDVYDFLDYGHGRTALAIGDVSGKAAPAALYAALVSGILRSLATRQLSPGKMLAALNNQLQERKLDAQYVTMLMAVWDDENQTLQIANAGSVQPVFVTNTNCDDPADRVVKTIEAEGFPLGLFPDAEYEEFTFSTQPGDMIVFFSDGIVDAENAEHEMFGTDRLDHVLQQQPCPTAESTVEAILKAVTDFQAGTDHFDDETVVVLRVI, encoded by the coding sequence ATGGCCACCACCCCCAAACCGCGCTCCACCGCCGCCGGCGCAGACCCCACCACGCCGCACGACCGCTTCGAAGGCGACTACCGTCCCGCGTCTCCAACTCCGTCTGCTACCGAGCCCGTCTCGAACGTCTCCGCACGCCTCGAACCCCTCCAGATCGACTTCCTCCTCCGCCTCGCCGACGCCCTGAACACCACGCTCGACCTTAACACCCTCATGCACCGCGTCGCCGACCTGGTCCGCGCTGTCATCGACTACCGCATCTTCGCCATCCTTCTTCTAAACGACAAAACGAATGAGCTCCGTATGCGCTTCCAGACCGGCCACACCCCCGAAGCCGAACGCATGCGCATCAAGATCGGCCACGGCATCGTCGGTCAGGCCGCCCTCCAGCGCAAGTCCATGCTCATCGACGATGTGAAGAAGGACGAGAACTACATCAACATCCACGACGACGTCATGTCGGAGCTAGCCGTCCCGCTCGTCGTCAAGAACAAGGTCATCGGCATCATCGATATCCAGTCCGAGCACGTCGGCTTCTTCACCCAGGAGCACCGCCGCCTGCTCGAGCTCACCGCCTCCCGCATGGGCGTCGCCATCGAGAACGCCCGCCTCTACACCCGCGTCTCCCGCCAGGCCCAGACCCTCACCGTCCTCTCCGAGATCTCCCGCGAGATCTCCAGCATCCTCGACCTCGATGACCTGCTCGAACGCGTCGGCCAGGTGCTGAAGCGTGTCGTCGACTTCCAGATGTTCTCCATCCTTCTCTGGGACGACCGCACCCAGCACCTCGAACACCGCTTCAGCTCCCGCTACGGCGAACGCGTCGTCCGCGAACACGCCGTCGCCCTCGGCTACGGCATCATCGGCACCGCAGCCGAGACCCGCCAGCCCGTCCTCGCACCCGACGTCCGTAAAGACCCGCACTACATCGCCGTCAACCGCGAGGTCCGTTCCGAGCTCGCCGTCCCGCTCATCTACAAAGGCAAGGTCATCGGCGTGATCGACCTCGAACACACCCGCGTCAACTACTTCAACGAAGACCACCAGCGCACCCTCACCACGCTCGCTGCCCAGCTCAGCGTCAGCATCGTCAACGCCCGCCTCTACCAGCGCATCTCCGAAGAAGAGCAGCGCATGGAGCGCGACCTGGAGATGGCTCGCGAGGTCCAGCTTCGCCTGTTGCCCTCTGAGCCACCCCAGCCAGCCCACGCCGAGATCGCCGCGAAGTTCCTCGCAGCCCGCTCCATCGGCGGCGACGTCTACGACTTCCTCGACTACGGCCACGGCCGCACCGCCCTCGCCATCGGCGACGTCTCCGGCAAAGCCGCGCCTGCTGCTCTCTACGCCGCGCTGGTCAGCGGCATCCTGCGGTCGTTAGCCACAAGGCAGCTCTCGCCCGGAAAGATGCTCGCCGCGCTCAACAATCAATTGCAGGAACGCAAACTCGACGCCCAGTACGTCACCATGCTCATGGCCGTATGGGACGACGAGAACCAGACGCTGCAGATCGCCAACGCAGGCTCCGTCCAGCCCGTCTTCGTCACCAACACCAACTGCGACGACCCCGCCGACCGCGTCGTCAAGACCATCGAAGCCGAAGGCTTCCCGCTCGGCCTCTTTCCCGACGCCGAGTACGAAGAGTTCACCTTCTCCACCCAGCCCGGAGACATGATCGTCTTCTTCTCCGACGGCATCGTCGACGCCGAAAACGCCGAGCACGAGATGTTCGGCACCGACCGCCTCGACCACGTCCTGCAGCAGCAACCGTGCCCCACTGCCGAATCCACCGTCGAAGCGATCCTCAAAGCTGTCACTGACTTTCAGGCCGGGACGGACCACTTCGATGACGAAACGGTAGTCGTCCTCCGCGTGATCTAG
- a CDS encoding M13 family metallopeptidase: protein MRCVFKRVALSAAVLAGCVSSGWSQQKTEAQPLTAMPYSPSLDLTNLDRSVDPCVDFYKFTCGGWQKNNPIPADQSGWSVYAKLGDENTQFLWGILKEDAAMKNRTPVQQKVGDFFNACMDTAAINKRGDAPIASGMARLAALPDRASVIAALARLQHLSSGAYFFNSGPDQDPDDSSKILVGVNAGGLGLPDRDYYLKTDPKSVETRAKYVAYVAQMLTLSGETSEKAASDAAAILKIETALAKASLTNVELRDPYKTFHKMTVAQLSAADPVVDWARYFEIQGAPGLATINVAQPEFMKAVDAELTNEPVDALKAYLRFHLVTNAAPALSEPFATADFDFYRRYLRGAKEQPPRWKTCVHGVDNHLGEALGQEFVARTFTADTKAKTVLMTGQIEDAMQVEIEHLDWMSDATKKEALRKLHAVRNKVGYPDHWRDYSALTVKPDDYFGDVERALQFERARQWAKVGKPVDRDEWGMTPPTVNAYFNPQMNDINFPAGVLQPPLYDPKLDDAPNYGNTGATIGHELTHGFDDEGRQFDDKGNLKDWWTKDDAKNFEDRINCVRDEYAGFVVVDDIHINSKLTSGEDVADLGGTLLAYMAWKKATETEKLKPVDGFTPDQRFFVGMAQWACENARPENQRVQALTDPHSPGFARINGVVSNMPEFANAFSCKAGQPMVRAKACKVW from the coding sequence ATGCGCTGTGTCTTCAAGAGGGTAGCTCTGTCGGCTGCGGTTCTGGCTGGGTGTGTTTCAAGTGGCTGGAGCCAGCAAAAAACGGAGGCACAGCCGCTGACGGCGATGCCCTATTCTCCAAGCCTCGATCTGACGAATCTTGATCGCAGTGTCGACCCCTGCGTGGACTTTTACAAGTTCACCTGCGGCGGCTGGCAGAAGAACAACCCGATTCCGGCGGACCAGTCCGGCTGGAGCGTTTACGCCAAGTTGGGCGATGAGAATACGCAGTTTCTTTGGGGAATCCTGAAGGAAGACGCCGCGATGAAGAATCGCACACCGGTCCAGCAGAAGGTCGGCGACTTCTTCAACGCGTGCATGGATACGGCGGCGATCAACAAGCGGGGCGATGCGCCGATTGCCTCAGGGATGGCGCGGCTAGCGGCGCTGCCAGACCGGGCCTCGGTGATTGCGGCGCTGGCCCGGTTGCAGCATCTGTCGTCGGGGGCCTACTTCTTTAACTCCGGGCCAGATCAGGATCCTGATGATTCGAGCAAGATCCTGGTCGGCGTGAATGCGGGCGGGCTTGGTCTGCCAGACCGTGACTACTACCTGAAGACGGATCCGAAGAGCGTGGAGACGAGAGCGAAGTACGTTGCGTACGTAGCGCAGATGCTGACCCTGAGTGGCGAAACTTCGGAGAAGGCGGCGAGTGATGCCGCTGCGATCCTGAAGATCGAGACGGCGCTTGCCAAAGCATCACTCACGAACGTGGAGCTGCGCGACCCTTATAAGACGTTTCACAAGATGACGGTCGCCCAGTTGAGCGCTGCCGATCCGGTGGTGGACTGGGCCCGATACTTTGAGATCCAGGGAGCGCCGGGGCTGGCGACCATAAATGTCGCGCAACCGGAGTTTATGAAGGCGGTCGACGCCGAGCTTACGAACGAGCCGGTCGATGCGTTGAAGGCGTACCTGCGCTTCCATCTCGTGACGAATGCCGCTCCCGCGCTTTCCGAACCGTTTGCGACGGCAGACTTCGACTTCTACCGCCGCTATCTGCGTGGCGCGAAGGAGCAGCCTCCGCGCTGGAAGACATGCGTTCATGGCGTCGATAACCATTTGGGGGAGGCGCTGGGACAGGAGTTTGTGGCGCGCACCTTTACCGCGGACACAAAGGCAAAAACGGTATTGATGACCGGGCAGATCGAAGACGCGATGCAGGTGGAGATTGAGCACCTGGACTGGATGAGCGATGCGACTAAGAAAGAGGCGCTGCGCAAACTGCACGCGGTTCGGAACAAGGTTGGATATCCGGACCATTGGCGCGACTACTCCGCGCTGACGGTGAAGCCGGACGACTACTTCGGCGACGTGGAGCGGGCGTTGCAGTTCGAGCGGGCCCGGCAGTGGGCCAAGGTAGGCAAGCCGGTGGATCGTGACGAGTGGGGCATGACGCCGCCGACCGTGAACGCGTACTTCAACCCACAGATGAACGACATCAACTTTCCGGCGGGCGTATTGCAACCACCGTTGTACGACCCGAAGCTGGACGATGCGCCGAACTATGGCAATACGGGAGCGACGATCGGGCATGAGCTGACGCACGGCTTCGACGACGAGGGCCGTCAGTTCGACGACAAGGGCAATTTGAAAGACTGGTGGACGAAGGACGATGCGAAGAACTTCGAAGACCGCATCAACTGCGTGCGGGACGAGTATGCGGGCTTCGTCGTCGTCGATGACATTCACATCAACAGTAAGCTGACCAGCGGCGAAGATGTTGCGGACCTTGGCGGGACGCTGCTGGCGTACATGGCGTGGAAGAAGGCGACGGAGACGGAGAAGCTGAAGCCAGTGGACGGATTTACGCCGGATCAGAGGTTCTTTGTCGGCATGGCGCAGTGGGCCTGCGAGAATGCGCGGCCGGAGAATCAGCGGGTGCAGGCGCTGACTGATCCGCATTCGCCGGGATTTGCGCGGATCAATGGTGTGGTGTCGAATATGCCGGAGTTTGCGAACGCCTTCAGTTGTAAGGCAGGGCAGCCAATGGTGCGGGCGAAGGCCTGTAAGGTCTGGTGA
- a CDS encoding LemA family protein: MKGLWIALGVVGLIVVVLLAVGGSYIGAKNTLVQKNEDVDSAYSTVNVEQQRRLDLIPNLVATVKGYTKEESTVLTNIANARAGVLGAPDRATSIQANTKLDVALGPFFRLQEQYPDLKSNEQFIRLSDELAGTENRITVARKRYNDTLKDYNIYVQQFPNSVWAGMAGFKYRDEYFKGNPENGSAPKVDFNN; encoded by the coding sequence ATGAAAGGTTTATGGATTGCGCTTGGCGTGGTGGGTCTGATCGTGGTGGTGTTGCTTGCGGTCGGGGGCAGCTATATCGGAGCGAAGAATACGCTGGTGCAGAAAAATGAGGATGTGGACAGCGCGTATTCGACGGTGAACGTGGAACAGCAGCGGCGACTCGATCTGATCCCGAATCTCGTGGCGACGGTGAAGGGCTACACGAAGGAAGAGTCAACTGTGTTGACCAACATTGCGAATGCTCGCGCAGGCGTTCTCGGAGCGCCGGACCGGGCTACGAGCATCCAGGCCAATACCAAGCTAGACGTTGCGCTGGGGCCGTTCTTCCGGCTGCAGGAGCAGTATCCAGACCTCAAGAGCAACGAGCAGTTCATTCGGCTTTCGGACGAACTGGCGGGGACGGAGAACCGCATCACCGTGGCGCGCAAGCGGTACAACGATACGCTGAAGGACTACAACATCTACGTGCAGCAGTTCCCCAACAGCGTCTGGGCCGGGATGGCTGGATTCAAGTATCGGGATGAGTACTTCAAGGGGAACCCGGAGAACGGAAGCGCGCCAAAGGTGGACTTTAACAACTAG
- a CDS encoding magnesium transporter MgtE N-terminal domain-containing protein, whose protein sequence is MTLNAHIRTSVATLMGAALVDARGTTLGHVSEFAVSPMEDSGHIRGVLVRLQGSGRKTKPSLVPISEIQLTETGEMQLKGDVTSLLVPQDDEFLLLERDLLDQQIIDVHGHKVVRVNDVDLVWEPEKDGAGGIKLRIAEVEVGVRGAIRRLLKGLPASAVDGLATRVKSSVIPWEFVDLIDRDPGRRVKLKIEQERLSRMHPADIAEILEELAPAERQALFNSLDEEVAAEALEEVEPKLQKALIADLDSESVAGIVEEMDPGAAADLLSELTEERSDAILEEMDPEERQEVEELLEFSADSAAGQMTTDYVALGPGATVANAIAALQEYEGDVETLTDIYLLDADERLHGIVPLVKLVLTGGDVELAALTTGHLVTTHVDERAKKVAELFDKYNLRSLPVVDKDKKMVGVILAEHVIAQLRER, encoded by the coding sequence ATGACTTTGAACGCGCATATCCGGACGAGTGTCGCGACGCTGATGGGAGCGGCGCTGGTGGACGCGCGCGGGACGACGTTGGGACACGTCAGCGAGTTCGCGGTGAGCCCGATGGAGGACTCCGGGCACATTCGCGGCGTTTTGGTGCGGCTGCAGGGCTCGGGAAGGAAGACGAAGCCTTCACTGGTCCCGATCTCCGAGATCCAACTGACGGAGACGGGTGAGATGCAGTTGAAGGGAGATGTCACGTCGCTGCTGGTGCCGCAGGACGATGAGTTTCTTCTGCTCGAGCGTGATCTTCTGGACCAGCAGATTATCGACGTGCATGGTCACAAGGTTGTGCGAGTCAACGACGTCGATCTGGTGTGGGAGCCGGAGAAGGATGGCGCGGGCGGTATCAAGCTGAGGATCGCCGAGGTCGAGGTCGGGGTTCGCGGGGCCATTCGCAGACTGCTGAAGGGGCTTCCGGCGAGCGCGGTGGATGGGCTGGCGACGCGGGTGAAGTCAAGCGTGATTCCGTGGGAGTTTGTCGACCTGATCGACCGCGACCCGGGACGGCGAGTGAAGCTGAAGATCGAACAGGAACGACTCTCGCGGATGCATCCCGCGGATATTGCCGAGATTCTTGAGGAGCTTGCTCCAGCGGAGCGGCAGGCTTTGTTTAACAGCCTGGATGAAGAGGTTGCTGCGGAGGCTTTGGAGGAGGTTGAACCCAAGCTCCAGAAGGCGCTGATCGCGGACCTTGACTCGGAGAGCGTCGCGGGCATTGTTGAGGAGATGGATCCAGGAGCGGCGGCGGACCTGTTGTCGGAGCTGACGGAGGAGCGTTCGGACGCGATTCTGGAGGAGATGGATCCGGAGGAGCGGCAGGAGGTCGAGGAGCTGCTGGAGTTCTCGGCGGACTCAGCTGCCGGTCAAATGACGACGGACTACGTCGCGCTGGGACCAGGAGCAACTGTGGCCAACGCGATCGCGGCTTTGCAGGAGTATGAGGGCGATGTCGAGACGCTGACCGACATCTACCTGCTGGACGCGGACGAGAGGCTGCACGGGATTGTGCCGTTGGTGAAGCTGGTCTTGACCGGTGGCGATGTAGAGCTGGCGGCGCTGACGACCGGGCATCTGGTGACGACCCATGTGGATGAGCGGGCGAAGAAGGTGGCCGAGCTGTTCGATAAGTACAACCTGCGTTCGCTGCCGGTGGTGGATAAGGACAAGAAGATGGTGGGCGTGATTCTTGCTGAGCATGTGATCGCGCAGTTGCGGGAGCGGTAG